The genomic DNA AGACTACCACCTGCATAAAAAAATGTCATTAGGCGAGTTCGTATTCCTCTCGGACCATCAGGTCCGAATTCATCAGGTTCAACTATCGCTAACGGTGAATAATAAAAATACGGATTAAAGAGCGAGACAAAGGTTTCTGAATCTTTCATAAACATCACCTGAGCGAACTCGACTCCTACTCCCATCATCAAACTTTTTTTAATTGAAACAGCTCTGAACAGATATATATCAGCTCCGTTTGGCGCTCGTATATCTACTCCTATCGGATTAATGAAAGTAATTGAATTTACATTTTCATCATACTCCTCTAAATTTCTTGGTATCAAGGCGCATGACATACTCGATAAAACAATTATGATAATTATCGTTAGAAAACTTTTATTAGTCATTTATCAGCGATGAGAAGAGCGTCAAGCGCTTTATTCCAAACGAGCTGCTGCCTTCCACCCCTAAAACGTGAATACGGTCTCGATGGAAGTTAACCGAACTTTCTCATCATCTCCCCGTATTTTACCGTCCCCATTTTTGTCAACATAAGTCTGTTGCGAACGGATAAGCAAAGTAATGCTCGGAGCAATTTCATACCCTATCGCATACCCGATTAAAGTACTCGGGGTCTTTTCAAAATCGAAGACATTATCAACATTCGTTTGCTGATAAAATAAAGACGCCCTGCTTATTTTAGGAATAAATACCGGATTTATTGATATATCGGCAAACAGACTCTGTAATTTTGGAAGAGAATCGTTGCTGCTTGACATACTTGAATAAAATGATGAAAACGTTAACAAACCGAGAAAATCTAAAGAAGCTCCGCCAAATACTCCGGTAAGAGGATCAACTATAGAATTTAATAGTGTATCCTCTCTTGTTATGGCTGTAATGCTGCCATCAGCCCGTTCAATCGTAATCACCCGCTCTAAATCATATGTTCGATTAAAATAATTTCCAACAAACTGAGAATTATAGCTGCGGTATTCTGCTCGTACGAACAGAGGTCCGATTGTAGCGCGAACTCCCGGCATGGCAAAGCCTGAACCAAAATCTTTAATAGCTGCGAACTCGCTATAAAGTGTTAACCCAAGAAGATTATTGCTGACAAGAGGATATTCAAAGTCTATTCCAAATATGGATACAGCGCTTGAAGTATCTTTGAGATTAAGAGTGGTTTTCAATTCAACACCATCAGCATCATTATTCAAGCCGGGGAAATTATCCGTAAAACCATCTCCATCCCTGTCAAAATCCAATTCATCAGCTATTCCATCCCCATCTGTATCAATGGAAAGTGAATCATTGTCCGGAAAATCATCGAAAGCGTCAGGAACACCATCACCGTCCTTATCAGACAATCCTCCGAACTGATCGCCGTCAACGACATATGTAGCGCCTATTCTTAATTTGCCGATTACGGGTAGTGACGCCCGTACGCCCAGAAGACCGGGATTACCCAATTCTCTCAGATTCGCAACCAAACCCTGTAGTCTGAACTTGCCAAATTCCTTATGACCGAATAATCCTACCCGTCTAACCTGGGGAAATTCAATCATGTTGGAATAGTTATCCATTATGAGACCTTGTCCCATTGTAACACCCGTTAATGCTCCCGCTCTCAGGTAAGTAGGGTCTGAAGGATTATGATACCGTATGTATAATATTTTATCAATTATATCCCCGGCTTCATCCCAGTCTTCTTCTCTTAAATTACCATCCGCATCAAAATAAAAATTTAGATCAAGTCCGATTCCGAGAGGACCAATCGGAAATTCAGGTCTCAGACTGATTTGATTATAGACTTGTCCGTCTAACACAGAAGCTCCAACGCTGGCAGAAAATGTCATTCCTCCGGGAAGACCTCCTCCTGACCCGCCGCCATTACCCGGTTTAGGGGTAGGCGCCTGCTGAGTATCTTCTTGAATGGGCTGTGAATCTTCCGGCTGACCGCTATCTTCAGGTGTTTCTTCAGGATCCGATGGAATAGTGGACGGATCAGTAGGGCCGATATTCATAACGCCTGTCCATTGTGAAATTACAGTCATACCTGCCGTGAGCAGCATAGATTGCCCACTTTCAATGTTCAATATTTGAACAGAACCTTCCAAACCTATGAAAGTATCAGTTCCATCCGGATTTACAAGAAGCCAAAATTCCGTTCCTTTTATGGAAGCAACACTTACCGCAGTAATTATCTCATATTTCCCTTCCAGCTGAGGAGTAACCTTTATTTTCATCTTGCCCTGATTTATTCTTATTTGTCGTAGTGTTTGAGTGGGAGTCTTACTTCTCTGTATAGTTAGATTCGTATTTTCTTTCATTTTCACTATACTTTTATCGTCCGTAAACAAAATTGCCAGAAAACTTGCCTGCCCTGTTCTTACCGAATCATAATTTGAAAACCACATTCCAACTTCTACTTGTTCGTCTAAAGTGTTAACTCCGTAAGGTTTCCTGAACGCCTCTCCTCTTTTTTTCAATGCCAATGCAGATTCATCAGCATCTTGAGCATATCCATTTGATGAAAGAATTATTGTCAATATTAGAATTCGAAGAACTGTTGGAATTTTCAAAGAGTTCATAATGGAGCTCCAGCTATGAATTTTTTATTTTGTTGACTTAACCTGCAAGCAGTCAGGATTTTATTTGCTGATAACATAATGGAAGGTTAGCGGAAAGGCAAGCATAGAGTTAATAATTTAGATTACAAACTAACCGTCACTTTCAATTATTCTCCTCTCAAAAGGAATATCCGGTTCGACGTGAGTTATAATATTCGCGGGCCTTTTTAATGTTTGCCTAACTATCTTTTCCACTTCTTCTGCAATCAAGTGTCCAGCGCTTACGCTCAAATCACTGCTCACTAATAAATGGACATCAATGAACAGCTCCCTTCCCACCTTTCTGGTTCGCAATTGATGCCATCCCTTAACGTCGGGATGTCCGTCTATTATAGATTGAATAGAACTTCGGATTTCTTTATTAACTGATGTTTCCATCAGCTCCTTGCCAGTTTCGTACATAAACTTTGCTCCCACGATAAATATCATAAACCCGACAAACAGACCCGCAATATTATCACCCGGTAAAAATCCGTACATGGATGATGCGGCTCCAATTATTACCACTATTGAAGACATCGCATCGCTTCGATGATGCCAGGCGTTGGCATGCAAGGCTGTGCTGTCTAGCTCTATCGCAGTCTTAATTGTCCTCTGATAGATAAACTCTTTCGAGATAACCGATACTATCGCAATAAGTACTACGGGGATTCCGGGAGTCAAATATGAATTTATCATTAGCGACTTACCTGCTTCTTTCGCAATACCGATGCCCACTCCAATTAAAACTACTGATAGCACCATTCCAGACAAAGTTTCGAATTTACCGTGGCCAAACGGGTGGCTTGAGTCTGCCGGCCTTGAACCGATGATAACTCCCCATAAAAGAACCAAATCAGTTGCTATATCGGAAAGAGTATGAAATGCATCTGCTATCAGAGCAAACGAACCAAATATTATACCTCCGACAAACTTTGAAATCATCAGAAAAAAGTTTATAAATATTCCGAAGTAAGTTAAATTTTTTATTCGTCCAACGATTGTATCAGTAGCCGTATCAGGTTTCATTTTTTTTCTGTGGTAGTAATTATTAAACTGTCCATTTCAACAAATATAAAAGAGATACTGTCCACATTGGCAAATGTTTCTATTCCAACCAAATCAAACTTGAGTTCCCTTGTATTTGATATTTTCGGAGGATACCTGCTTCCGGTCCTGCGGTAGAGGGAATACTTGCTCCCAAAGCGTTTAAACCAGTAATGGTCGCTTTTGACATTCAAACTCAGATTGACGCCGCTATGATTCATTATTTTTACGGATGCGTAACTTTGTCCGCCGATTTTCGAATTCCGTTTATCTACGGATATATAGATTCCATTTGCACCACCCCAATAATCCGACTTATGATATTCTTGTTCAAGTAATGGTTGAGGTGTATCATCTTTATTGTTAATATTACGAAGCCTTGAGAACTGTCCGCCACATCCTAATATCAATATAATTGATATGGTTAGTAAGGTAATACTTATCAACCTTACATATGCTTTAGTGGTAAGTAATTTATAAGATTTCGGATTTATTTGTTTTAAATTGAACACTATTGAATCTTCCTTTCATATATCAATCAGGAAGTAAAATAATTATTTAACAGCAAATTGTAAAGTAAACTTCTTCAGCATAATATTTTACTAATTTAGATAACTTAGGCTGAAATCTTGTTATCTGATATCTCCTTTAAAGTGTATTGTTTCAAAACTCTTAGCAAATTATCTTGCGCCTGCTTCCATACATCACACATAGGACACGTATCTTGTATTTTGCATAAGCCGGGTCCTTTTAGACAAATATTTATAGCCGTCGGACCTTCAATAGCTTCATATATATCAAGGATTGTAATAAATTGCGGCTCTATTAGTAGCTTTACGCCTCCATATTTACCTCTTTTACTTTCTATGAAACCTGATTTATGTAGTATATGAATGAGCTTTCGCATAAACTTTTCGGGAACGTTTTCATGATCAGCAATTTCTTTTATGTTTGATAATTTCCCGGACTCTTGCTGCGCAAGGTATAACATACCTCTCATGGCATAATCCGCAGCCCTTGTTACTTGCATAAGTTACCCCTCTAATTTACTTATATATACTCAATGAACGTATTTTTCCTATAAACAAACAGCTCTACTTCCTTGAATGGGCAATTTATGTGCCAAAAAGGACTTATATTGTAATGTTTGGATTATTATCAATAAAACCTATAGATACCGTTAGGTTAGGTGATATTCTTACAATTTATTATGTCAAACAATGTTCTCATAATTTTTCACATTTGGGAATCTTCGATGCTGGATTGTTAGAGCTGGGAAGAATGCGAAATCAATTATTCCGATTATCGCACTCAGAGATTTGAAAACGTAATCAAGCCTCATAAATACGGATAATATGAGGCTTGATAGTAGCTATTAAGTATTACTTAATCTTTTACTTTAGATCACTAAACCGTTCCTCGATGTTGCTCCAATTTATTACATTAAAGAAAGCGTTTGTATAATCGGGACGTTTATTCTG from Candidatus Neomarinimicrobiota bacterium includes the following:
- a CDS encoding FecR domain-containing protein yields the protein MNSLKIPTVLRILILTIILSSNGYAQDADESALALKKRGEAFRKPYGVNTLDEQVEVGMWFSNYDSVRTGQASFLAILFTDDKSIVKMKENTNLTIQRSKTPTQTLRQIRINQGKMKIKVTPQLEGKYEIITAVSVASIKGTEFWLLVNPDGTDTFIGLEGSVQILNIESGQSMLLTAGMTVISQWTGVMNIGPTDPSTIPSDPEETPEDSGQPEDSQPIQEDTQQAPTPKPGNGGGSGGGLPGGMTFSASVGASVLDGQVYNQISLRPEFPIGPLGIGLDLNFYFDADGNLREEDWDEAGDIIDKILYIRYHNPSDPTYLRAGALTGVTMGQGLIMDNYSNMIEFPQVRRVGLFGHKEFGKFRLQGLVANLRELGNPGLLGVRASLPVIGKLRIGATYVVDGDQFGGLSDKDGDGVPDAFDDFPDNDSLSIDTDGDGIADELDFDRDGDGFTDNFPGLNNDADGVELKTTLNLKDTSSAVSIFGIDFEYPLVSNNLLGLTLYSEFAAIKDFGSGFAMPGVRATIGPLFVRAEYRSYNSQFVGNYFNRTYDLERVITIERADGSITAITREDTLLNSIVDPLTGVFGGASLDFLGLLTFSSFYSSMSSSNDSLPKLQSLFADISINPVFIPKISRASLFYQQTNVDNVFDFEKTPSTLIGYAIGYEIAPSITLLIRSQQTYVDKNGDGKIRGDDEKVRLTSIETVFTF
- a CDS encoding cation transporter → MKPDTATDTIVGRIKNLTYFGIFINFFLMISKFVGGIIFGSFALIADAFHTLSDIATDLVLLWGVIIGSRPADSSHPFGHGKFETLSGMVLSVVLIGVGIGIAKEAGKSLMINSYLTPGIPVVLIAIVSVISKEFIYQRTIKTAIELDSTALHANAWHHRSDAMSSIVVIIGAASSMYGFLPGDNIAGLFVGFMIFIVGAKFMYETGKELMETSVNKEIRSSIQSIIDGHPDVKGWHQLRTRKVGRELFIDVHLLVSSDLSVSAGHLIAEEVEKIVRQTLKRPANIITHVEPDIPFERRIIESDG
- a CDS encoding Rrf2 family transcriptional regulator; this encodes MQVTRAADYAMRGMLYLAQQESGKLSNIKEIADHENVPEKFMRKLIHILHKSGFIESKRGKYGGVKLLIEPQFITILDIYEAIEGPTAINICLKGPGLCKIQDTCPMCDVWKQAQDNLLRVLKQYTLKEISDNKISA